CCTGTGGCAGCCTTCCTACGCGGAAGGCTTTGGCTTGCCGGTGATCGAAGCCCTGAGCGTCGGCACCCCGGTCGCGGTGGCCAGCGGTACCTCGCTGGACGAAATTACTCCACCCCTGGCGCCGCGTTTTTCACCCACCGACGGCGCAGCATTGGTGCAGTTGATGCTGCACCTGGCCGACCACCCTGTTGAACAGCCACCTGAACAGTTACGCAGCTGGGCCGAACGCTTCAACCACCAGGCCTACCGTCGGCGCCTGGCCGAACTGATCGAGGAATTGAATTGAGAATCTCACTGGGTAGCCTCGTCGCCATCGTCTTCGGCCTGCTGTTTGGTGGGTTGATCCTATTCCTTTCCCCGGCCAAGGCCGTGCTGGCGGTGATCGGCCTGGCCGCCGCCGTGACGATTTTGCGGTTCCCGTTCTGGGGGCTGCTGCTGTTCGCCCTGGTGGCGACGTTCATGCCCTACTCCACCCTCAACCTGGGGATTCGCAGTACGGTCAGCGAGGCGCTTATTGCCCTGACGTGGGCCGCGGTGATCTGGCACGGCTTCCTGTCACGCATGCCTGCCGTGCCATCGCTGTCCCGGCGCCCAACCGACCGGATGCTACTGTGGCTGATGATCTTCACGGTGGTGCCGTTTATCGTCGGCCAAGTGAGCATTACCGCCCAGGCCAGCGGCCTGGCCAACTGGCTGCGCTGGTTGCTGAACCTGTCGGTGCTGTTCCTCGCCGCCAAGCTGCTGGTTGAACAGAAGAACCGCGAAGCCCTGGTGATTGCACTGCTGCTGGGCACCCTGGCGATGCTGGTGATGTCTATCGGGGTGTTTATCCGTACGCGCTCGGCTTCGGGCATGCTGCCGATCCTGACCCTGATGAACTACGGCAGCATCGACACGTTGTCCCTTGGCCTGGATGCCATGGCCTCGCGCATGGGTTCGCCGTGGATGCACCCTAACGCCACTGGCGGGATCATGGCGTTGCTGCTGCCATTGGCGTTCTGCTACGGCATCACCAACACCGGCTGGAAACGCGGCCTCGGCCTGGGCGTTGCGTGCCTGGGCGCAGCGGCCTTGCTACTGGCCAGTAGCCGGGGCGCGATGGTCAGCCTGGCGCTGGTGCTGATCTGGATGGCGTCGCGGCGAGTGCCGTACACCGGGCGTTTGCTGATGATCGCCCTGGCATTGGCGGCGGCGCTGGTGGTGTCTTACCCACCGTTGCAGGAGCGTCTGGCGACGATTTTTTCGACACAGAATGCGAGTACCGAAGTGCGCTTTGACGAATACCGGATGTTCCCCCAGGCCGTGGCCAGTTACCCGCTGGGCATTGGCTTCAAGGTTGACCCGCCGGTGCCGGGCACACATTTGCTGGGGATCTCCAACCTGTGGCTGAACTTCGTCTACAAGACCGGCGTGATCAGCATGCTGCTGTTTATCGCCGTGACCTGGCGCTGGTGGCGCGAGTCCCGGCCGGAGATCGGCCCGATCCGCCTGACCAAGGACAACGCGATCTGGCTGGGCAGCACGGCCGGGATCCTGTCGGCATTGGTCAGCGGCTTTTTTGACCACTACTTCAGTTTTGCCCTGGTGATGATTGCGCTGTTCTGGCTGATGGTAGGGATCAACGTGCTGGAGGCGCGGCGACTGTTTCCGGCGCGGCTGCCACAGGCGAAGGCCTTGCACTTTCGCAAGCCCGTGCTCGACAGCGTCGGACCCTAGGCATGCTCGGATCGGCGTTCTGGTTGACCCTGGCGACCTTGCTGGGGCTGTGCCTCGGGTTTGCCCGTGAGTGGTTGTTGGTGGCGGCCTGGGGCGCGGGCGAGCGCAGTGATGCGTTCCTGATTGCGCTGTTCTTGCCCGAAGCGTTGCGCATGTCGCTGGCCGGTGGCGTGCTGAGTGCCGCCGCCCTGCCGCTGTACCTGCAACGCAAGGACGGCGAGCGCCTGGACTGGCTGGCGGTGTTGTTCCCGGCGCTGCTATTGATTGCCCTGCTGACCAGCCTGCTGTTGACGCTGCTGGCGCCGTGGCTGGTGCAACTGCTCGGCCCGGGGCTCGCGCAAACGGCCACCAGCCTTGCCAGCAGCAACTTGCAGATCCTTGCCTGGAGCGTGCCGGGGCTGATGCTACATGCACTGTTCAGTATTCCGTTGCAGGCCAGCGAGCGCTTTGTGGTCGCGGGGCTCGGTTCGTTGCTGTTCAACCTGCCGCCGGTGACCTACCTCGCCCTGGCCGGCACCGCCACGCAACCGCACGCGCTGGCATTGGCCTGCCTGACCGGCAGCCTGCTGATGCCGCTGGCGCTGTTGCCATCGATGGTGCGCCTGGGTTGGCGGCCGTGGCGGTTGCGCGCTTCGACATTGGAATTGCGTGAGCTGGGCGGGCGCATCGGGCCGTTACTGTTGAGCAACGGCGCCAGCCAGGGCTTGGCATTGATTGAGCGGCTGGTGGCGTCCTTGCTGGGTGAAGGCGCGGTGACGTGGGTCAACCTGGCCCGCAAGCTGATGAACTTGCCGCTGATTGCGCTGATGAGCCTCAACCAGGTGCTGCTGGGCATGATGAGCCGGCGCCAGGGCGACGAGCGCCTGGCCCTGCTCAAGCGCGGCCTGGAGACCGCCAGCCTGCTGACCCTGCCTGCCGGCGTCGGGCTGGTGGCGGCAGCGCCGAGCCTAGTGGCGTTGTTGCTGCCAAAGCAGTCGCTGGATTCGCCGTTGCCGCTGCTGCTGGCCTGGTTTGCCGTACCGCTGGTATTCGGCGCCTGGAATGCCCTGCTGGCGCGTTATGCCTACGCCGCCGGCGACACCCGCCAGCCGCTGCGTTGCGAGTTGCTGGGCAGCCTGGTCAACGTGGTGCTGCTGGGTATGCTGCCGTTTGTGTTTGGCCTGGCGGGCATCCCGCTGGCCGCGCTGGCCGGCGTGCTGTGCACCGCGTTACTGCTGATGCAACGCCAGGGTTTGCTCGGCGCCCTGCCCTGGAAGCGCCACTGGGTGTTGAGTGCTCTGGCGATGGGTGTGGCGGCACTGGTGTTGTTTCGGGTTCAAGGCATATGGCTGCAGTTGGGTTTGAGCACCCTGGCCGGGGCCGTGGTGTTGCTGGGCATGGGCCTGTGGCTCAAGCCGTGGCGCAAAGCAGATTTATAGAGTGGGAGCAGTCAGGTGAAAAAACGCTGGATTCAAATGGATATTGCCAAGGGTATTGGCATCCTGATTATCGTGTTCGGGCACAGCTGGTTTGTCGCCAGCTCCCTGGACTTGCTGTACCCGCTGCTGGCGGTGTTTATCCTGCCGCTGTTCTTCTTTCTTTCCGGGGTGTTTTTCAAGCCCGAGCAACCCTTTGTCGAGATGGCGGTGCGCAAGGCCGATGCATTGCTCAAGCCGTTCTTCTTCACCATGCTGGTGTACATCCTGATCCGCGACCTGCTGCGCGGCCAGGCGCTGCTGCCGGACATCGGCGGCGTGCTGTATGCCTCGGTGGACACCATTCCATGGCAGGCGCTGTGGTTCTTGCCGCACTTTTGGGTGGCGATTCTGTTCGGCTGGGTGATGTTGCGGCTGATGCAGCGCCTGGGCTTGTCACTGCCCGTGAGCTGTGTGGTGATCACCCTGCAACTGATGCTCGGGATCTGGACCCTGCCGTGGTTCTGGCAGGTGCCGGTGACCGTCGGGGGGCAGACGTGGACGATGCCGGGGCTGCCGTTCAGCCTTGATGTAACGCTGATCAGCAGCACCTATTTCATCTTCGGTTATCTGCTGCGGGACGTGTTGCGCCGCCACCAGAGTTCACTGCTGACCCTCCTGGGGGCAATGGCGCTGTTTGCGCTGGTGTTTATCTACAGTTGGGACACCATGGACCTGGCACAGCGGCGCTACGACCACTGGTTGTGGACCAGTTTGCTGGCGGTGATCGGGGTGTATGTGTGCTGGGCGCTGGCCGGGGTGATGATGGTCTCGGGGGTGCTGACGCGGGCCATGACCTACATCGGGCAGTCGACGTTGATTCTGTTGATCTTCCACGGGGAGATTCAGCACAAGACCGTGGACTTGATGGAGCGCGTGGGGCTGCATCCGCTGTTGTCCGCGAGCATCGGGCTGGTGGTGGCAGTGGTGGTGCCGTTGTTGATCGGCGAGGTGATCAAGCGGGTGGCGTTTTTGCGGTTTTTCTACTTTCCGTTTCCGGTGCGCAAGGCGCCGGTGGTGGCTGGGGAGAAGCCTGAAACGTAGTTTTTTCAAACGGCGCATAACCCTGTGGGAGCCGGGCTTGCCCGCGATGGCCGACTGTCAGTCAACTCTATGTCGACTGTCTGTCCCTCATCGCGGGCAAGCCCGGCTCCCACAGTGGTTTTTCGCCATGGCTGAGACCAGAGAAACGCCCGGCGCACCGACTGGCCGGTTCTTGCGAGGGTTCAATCGTCCAAGGATGGTTGCGGCGCAGGATGCTTGGTGTTCTTGCCAGCCTTGGCGCCCGGCTTGCCAGCCGCCGGGGCAGCAGGCTCAGGCTCGGCCGGGGCGGCCAGGTTCTTTTCAGCCTGGGGCATCTGGTCAATCGCGCTGAAGAACTCCGCCAGGTTGAGGGTATCTGGTGGCACGGTCTTCTCGAGTTTCTTCTCGCCGTCCTTGCCCACCAGAATCACTTTGGTGCCACTGCCGGCGCCCAATTTGAGTGCCCGGATCAGCGCGTTGGTTTCAGGCGGTGCGAGCTTCTTGTTGTCCTTCGCGTCCTTGGCGAACTTCTCGCCTTCGGCGCCGATGCTGCCGAATGACACGGTGTAGAGCACCATGTTGCGCTCTTCAAAGGACTGCTTGTTGGCAGGCTCCTCCAGCTGTTTCTTGAGGGTGGCCAACGTCGGGTTGCCGGAGTCGAGTTCCACCACCACCAACGGACGGGATTTACCCAAATCCTGCTTGAGTGGATTGAGATCATCCGCGGCCAGCAGCGGCCCCGTAAAAGCCATCAAGGTAGCCAGGGTCAGCGACCGGATGAGCATGCACACCTCCTTTGAATTCCATGCAGGTTTCTTGAGTTTCATGTGTGCGACAGTCAAATTCAAGGATGATTCCTACGACAACTTCAGAAAGCGTAGGTCAGGACGCCCGCGAAGCAAGGCGTTTAGCCACCTTACGCCTGATTGTTTCTTTTGATTGCGGTTGCTCATCGTGACCATTGCCAAGGCTCCTGCAGTGGGTTGAGGTGTTAGGCTAGGCCGTTCAATCGTTCAACGGGAAGCCATCATGCACAGCAAACGCGTCACGATCGAAGACTGGGACGGCGACGGCGCCATTCGCCTGCCAGACGAAGCCTTGCAGGAGCTGGGGCTGGATGTGGGCGACACGCTGTATATCGTCGAGACCTATGTGGGCACGCAAAAAGGCTTTGTGTTGTCGACCACGCCGAAGATTGCCGACCGGATGGATGAGTTGGTGGAAGAACTGAGCCACAAGCCCTAGCACGCTCGCCTGGCTTGCAACCGCGCCTTCACCTGCGGCTATTGCGGATCAATGATGCTCCAGCGCACCGAGGCGCAGGATCGTTGCCTGGGATTTCTCATTCAGTTCACCGGCGGTGAACTGCACCCGCACATGGAAGTTGCGCTGCCTGGTGCTCGTCAGTGGTCAAGATTGCAGGCTCTGGCCACTGCAAGGCAAGCCGTTTTAGAACAAGCCCATCTGCCCGCCCACCAGGGTGCCAAAGTCGTCGTTTACAAACGGCAGGATCGCATCTGCTACCGGTTGCAGCTGCCGGGTGACGTAGTGGTCGTAGTCGATCGGAGCCTGGCGCACCTCCAGCGGTTCGGGGCCGTTGACGGTGATCACGTAGCGGATCCAGCCACCGTTCTGGTACTGGCGCGGGCGGCCCTGGCGGTCGTTGTATTCATCCGCCAATCGTGCGGCACGTACGTGGGGCGGCACGTTGCGTTCGTAGTCGCCCAATTGCCGGCGCAGGCGTTTGCGGTAGATCAGCAATTCGTCGAGCTCACCGCTCAAGGTGCGGCGTACGTAGTCGCGCACGTAATCCTGATGGGGCTGGCGGTGGAAGATCCGCTGGTAGAGCTCCTGTTGGAATTGCCGGGCCAGGGGCGACCAGTCGCTGCGTACGGTTTCCAGGCCTTTGTAGATCATTTCTTCGCTGCCGTCGGCGCGGGTTACCAGCCCGGCGTAGCGCTTTTTGCTGCCCTCTTCGGCGCCGCGAATGGTCGGCATCAGGAAGCGGCTGAAGTGGGTTTCGTATTGCAGCTCCAGGGCGCTTTGCAGGCCAAACTCATTGTGCAGGCGCTCGCGCCACCAGGTGTTGACGTGCTGTACCAGGTCCAGGCCGATACGTGCGGCGTCCTCTTGGGAATGCGCGCTGCCGAGCCAGACGAAGGTCGAGTCGGTGTCGCCGTAGATCACTTCATAACCCCGGGCTTCAACCAGCTCGCGGGTCTGGCGCATGATCTGATGGCCGCGCAGGGTGATGGACGACGCCAGCCGGGTGTCGAAGAAGCGGCAACCGCTGGAGCCGAGTACGCCGTAGAAGGCGTTCATGATGATCTTCAGCGCCTGGGACAGCGGCGCGTTGTGTTCGCGCTTGGCCACTTCGCGGCCTTCGGAAACCCGCGCGACAATCGATGGCAGGCAATGCCGGGTGGCGAAAACCGCGCACCGCGAAAGCCTTCGACCGACTCACTGTCTTCGGGATGGCGCAGGCCTTCGACCAGGCCCACCGGGTCGATCAGGAAGCTGCGAATGATCGACGGGTAGAGGCTTTTGTAGTCGAGCACCAGCACCGATTCATAGAGGCCGGGGCGCGAGTCCATCACGAACCCGCCGGGGCTGGCCTGGGGCGGTTTGTCTCCCAGGTTCGGCGCGACGAAGCCCTGGCGGTGCATCAGCGGCATATACAGGTGAGTGAAGGCCGCCACCGAACCACCGTTGCGGTCCGCCGGCAGGCCGGTGACGCTGGCGCGTTCGAGGAGGAACTTGAGCAGCTCAGTCTTCTCGAAAATCCGCGTCACCAGCTCGCAATCCTTGAGGTTGTAGCGCGCGAGTGCCGGCTTGTCCTCGGCGAACATGCGGTTGATTTCGTCCATGCGCTGGTACGGCGTGGCGATCGATTTGCCTTCGCCGAGCAAGGTCTGGGCGACGTTTTCCAGGCTGAACGATTCAAAACTCCAGGTGGCCGAACGCAAGGCTTCGATGCCGTCGATGATCAGCCGCCCGGCCGCTGCGGCGAAGTAGTGGTTGCGGCTGCCATGCTCGCGCCAGCCCATGGCATCACCGCCACGGCCCAGCAGCAGCGGCACGTTCAGGCGCTGCGCATGTTCGTGCAAAACACGCAGGTCGAACTGCACCAGGTTCCAGCCGATAATCGCGTCGGGGTCGTGGGTGGCGAGCCACAGGTTCAGGCGTTCGAGCAGTTCGGCGCGGGTGTCGCAGTAGTCGAGTTTGAAGTCCACCGCGTCGGTTTTGTTCGGCGGGCCGAGCATGTACACCTGGCGTTCGCCGCAGCCTTCGAGAGCGATGGAATAGAGGTCGCCCTGGGCGGTGGTCTCGATGTCCAGCGACACCAGCTTGAGTGGTGGACGGTAATCCGGCGCGGGCTTCATCTGTGCCTCCACCAGCATGCCGCCCTCGCCCGGAGTGCCGCCGAACCACACCGGCGCGGTGATGAAGCGTTCCATCATGTAGCGATCAGGCGGGCGTACATCGCCTTCGTAGACATCAATACCGGCTTTGCGCAGGCGCTTTTCCAGGTCCATCAATTGGCGGTGCTGCTTGGTGTAGAGGCCCAGCACCGGGCGATGGTGGAAGTCGCAGAGCGCCAGGTCGCGCAACTCGATGCCGCGCTCGCCCTTGAGCTGCAGCTCGGCAGGCTTGCGATGGGCCTGGGGGATGAACATCACGGAGGTCTGCACCGGCAAGCGCACAAACCTTGGGCCTTGATCGGTGGCCAGCCAGAAGCTGACCTCCGTGCCTGCCGGGGTGTCGCGCCAATGCCGGGTCAGGACAAACCCCTGCTGTAAATCCACCTTGCCACACCTCAAGAATCGCTTTCAGGGCGTGATTCTACTCGGCCTGTGCCACGGCGCGGCGATTTAACGGGAATGACCTCTAACCCGGGTTGGACACCGGGGTCGCAACTGCGTAGTTTTCCACCCACTGCGCACAAGGACCCCGGCATGTCCCCCGACCTCACTTCCATCGAGCTGTTCCTCAAGGCGGTCAAGCTGGGCAACCTGTCCCGGGCGGCCGAGCAATCGCATCTCTCCCTCTCTGCCGCCAGCCGACGCCTGTCGCTGCTGGAGCAGCACTTCAAGGTTGCCCTGCTGACCCGCACCTCCACCGGGGTTTCACCGACGGCGGCCGGGGAAGTGTTGGCCCAGCATGCGCAGTCGATCCTGCGGGCGGTGGACGGCATGCATGCCGACCTCGCCGACTACGCCAAGGGCGCCACCGGCCGGGTGTGCCTGTACGCCAACAGTTCGGCGATGAGCCAGGAGCTGCCGCGCCAGCTGACTCAGTGGAATACCTTGCACCCGGGCATCCGCCTGGACATTCGCGAGGAGCGCAGCCGGGAAATCCTCCTGGCCGTGCGCGAGGGCGTGGCGGACGTCGGCATCGTCACCACCCGGCCCAGCGAAGAGCTGCGGTTTGAACCCTACTGCCAGGACCGCCTGTGCCTGATCGTGCCCAATGACCATCCGCTGAAAATGCGTCACGCGCGCTTCGAGGATTTGCTCGGCTATGAGTTCGTCGGCCTGGAAGACAACGCCGCGATTACCCCGCTGATTACCGAAGCCGCCGCGGCCATCGGCATGCCGTTGCGGCTGCGGATGCAGGTGCGCAGTTTCGAAGCGGTGTGCCGTTTGATTGCCGCAGGCCAAGGCGTGGGCGTGCTGCCACAGGGCGCGGTGCAGATTTTCCGCAAGGAGATGGCCTTGCGCTTTATCGAAATCGACGACAGCTGGGCCGACCGACAGATGTACCTGTGCATGCGCAAGGAACAGCCTTCGTTGACCAGCCTGGCGCTCTTCGACTACCTCAGCGCCAACCCTGCATAAACCTTCGGCCTTCGAATTTTGCGAAGGCCGATTTCACAATGAGCAATTCCCCTGTCGTTACAGCTGTGCCAAGAATGCCCTCGCCAGACCTTCCTATAAAAACAACACAGGAGACACGGCGTGTCCCAATCCCACACCCGCTCCACCCACCGCATCGCCGTGATTCCCGGCGACGGCATCGGCCGCGAAGTCGTGCCCGAAGGCCTGCGGGTACTCGATGCCGTCAGCCGGCGCTTCGACATCCACTTTCACTTCGACCACTTTGCCTGGTGCAGCGAGCACTACCTGGCCCACGGCACGATGATGCCGCACGACTGGGCCGAGCAGATTGGCAGCCATGACGCGATCTTTTTCGGCGCCGTGGGTGCGCCAGACATCATTGCCGACCACACCGCCGTGTGGGAGTCACTGTTGAAGATCCGCCGCCAGTTTGACCAATACGTGAACATCCGCCCGGTACGCCTGATGCCTGGTGTGCCCTGCCCGCTGGCTGGCCGCGTGCCGGGAGACATCGACTTTATCGTGGTGCGGGAAAACACCGAGGGCGAATACTCCAGCGTCGGTGGGCGGATGTGGGAAGGCACCTCCCGGGAAATCGCGGTGCAGGAGTCGATCTTCTCCCGTGAAGGCGTGGACCGCGTGGTGGACTACGCCTTCAAACTGGCGCAACAGCGGCCCCGCAAAAACCTGGTGGCGGCGACTAAATCCAATGGTATCTCGATCACCATGCCGTTCTGGGACGAGCGGGTGAACGAGATTGCCCGACGCTACCCGGACGTGAAGACCACCAAGTTCCACATCGACATTCTGTGTGCGCACTTCGTGCAGCATCCTGACTGGTTCGATGTGGTGGTGGCCTCCAATCTGTTTGGCGACATCCTGTCCGACCTTGGCCCGGCCTGCACCGGCACCATTGGTATTGCGCCGTCGGCCAACCTGAATCCGCAGCGGCGTTACCCCTCGTTGTTTGAACCGGTACACGGTTCGGCGCCGGACATTGCCGGGCTGGGCGTAGCCAACCCTATCGGGCAAATCTGGTCGGCGGCGCTGATGATCGAGCACCTGGGTGACGGTGATCCGCTTTATCAGGAAGCCGCGGCGGCCATCGTGTATGCCATCGAAACGGTGCTTGCCGAAGGCCCGCGCACCCGCGAAATGGGCGGCAGCGCCAGCACCGTCGAAGTGGGCCGCGCCATCGCCGAATGCGTTTGCGGGAACAGGAGCTGAACATGACCAACGCACATTACATCGCCAACCAATGGCTGGCCTCGACTTCAAGGGAAGACATTCCGGTGATCGACCCCAGCACCGGTGAAACCTATTCGAGCATTGCCCGTGGCACCGCTGCCGATATCGATGCGGCGATCAGCGCGGCGCGCCTGGCACTCGGGGAAACCTTCGATGGGCCGTGGGGTTCGTTGTCTGCCGTGGAGCGCAGCCGCTTGCTGGCCAAGCTCGGCATGGCGGTGCTGGAACATCATGAGGAACTGGCGCAGATCGAAGCGCGGGACACCGGTAAGGCGCTGAAAGTCGCCCGCGCCGATGCCACCGCCCTCGCCCGTTATTTCGAGTACTACGCCGGGGCCGCCGACAAGCTGCACGGTGAAACCCTGCCGTATCAGGCCGGCTACACGGTGCTGACGGTACGCGAACCCCATGGCGTGACCGGGCATATCATCCCGTGGAATTACCCGATGCAGATTTTCGGGCGCAGCGTCGGCGCCTCGTTGGCGGCGGGCAATGCCTGTGTGGTCAAGCCGGCGGAAGATGCCAGCTTGTCTTTACTAAGGCTGGCGGAGATTGCCGCCGAGGTCGGCTTCCCGGCCGGCACGATCAATGTGGTGACCGGTTATGGCTATGAAGCCGGCGCAGCATTATGCGCACACCCAGGCATCGACCACATTTCCTTCACCGGCTCCACCGCCACCGGCACTGCGGTGTCGAAAGCCGCCGCCGAACGCCACTGCCCGGTGACCCTGGAGCTGGGCGGCAAGTCGCCGCAATTGGTATTTGCCGATGCCGACCTGGATGAAGCACTGCCGGTGCTGGTGAACGCCATCGTGCAGAACTGCGGGCAAACCTGCTCGGCCGGCAGCCGTTTGCTGGTGGAGCGCAGCATTTACGAAACCCTGCTTGCGCGCCTCAGCCAGCGTTTCAGTGAACTGCGCGCCGGGCCTTCGGCGCTGGACCTGGACATGGGCCCGCTGATCAACCAGAAGCAGCAACGCCAGGTGCGCGAGTTTATTCGCGAAGCCGAACAAGCCGGGATCAGCGTCGCCGCACGTGGGACAGTGGTGGCCGAGGCCGGCAGCGGCGGGTATTTCCAGGAAGCGGTGCTGTTTCGCGACGTGCCGCCAGACAGTCGCCTGGCGCAACAGGAAGTCTTTGGCCCGGTATTGGCCGTGATGCCTTTCGACGATGAAGCCGAAGCCATCCGCCTGGCCAACGGCACCGAGTTTGGCCTGGTAGCCGGCGTATGGACCCGCGACGGCGCTCGGCAACTGCGCCTGGCGCGCAAGCTGCGTTGTGGCCAGGTGTTCATCAATAACTATGGCGCCGGTGGCGGCGTCGAACTGCCATTTGGCGGGGTGAAGGCCAGCGGTTACGGCCGGGAAAAAGGCTTCGAGGCGCTGCTGGGCTTTACCACCTTGAAGACCATTGCGATCAAACACGGTTGATTCCTCACAACAACAAGAACGGAGAACACACCATGCGTTTAGCCAATAAAATTGCAATCGTCACCGGCGCCGGTTCGGGTTTTGGCGAGGGCATCGCCAAGACCTTCGCCCGCCAGGGCGCCAAGGTCATCGTCGCTGACATGAATGCCGTCGGCGGTCAGCGCGTAGTGAATGAAATTGCCGAAAGCGGCGGCCATGCGCATTTCATCGAGGTCAACGTGGCCAACGATGAAAGCATGGGCGCCCTGCTGCGCGGCACGCTGGAGCAATTCGGCGGCCTGGATATCGTCATCAACAATGCCGGCACCACCCACCGCAACCGGCCGATGCTGGAGGTCGACGAGGCCGAGTTCGACCGGGTGTTTGCGGTCAACGTCAAAAGCATCTTCCTGAGCGCCAGGCATTTTGTGCCGCACTTTCGCGGCCAGGGCGGTGGTGTGTTCGTCAACATTGCCTCCACCGCGGCGATCCGTCCGCGCCCGGGGCTGGTCTGGTATAACGGCAGCAAGGGTGCAGTGTTGGTCATGAGCAAGACCATGGCGGCAGAGTTGGGGCCGGACAATATCCGCGTCAACTGCGTGAACCCGGTAGTGGGTGCCACGGCATTGCTCAGCGAGTTCATGGGCGTGCCGGACACCCCGCAAAACCGCCAGAAGTTCATGGCGACCATTCCTCTGGGGCGTTTTTCAACCCCGCAAGACGTGGCCAACGCCTGCCTGTACCTGGCGTCGGACGAGGCGGCGTTCATCACTGGCACCTGCCTGGAAGTCGATGGCGGTCGCTGCGCGTAACTCACTCTCACAGGGACCGGAATTGCTATGTGTGATCTTCATAATAAGAATGAGCCGAACACCCGACAATTGCTTGAAGGCCTGCCAAAGAACTGGGGTAAATGGGGACCGGACGACGAAGTCGGCGCCCTCAATTATCTGACTGAAACCGAAGTGCTGCGCGGCGTGGCGTCGGTGCGCCAGGGCAAGACGTTTACCCTGCAAGTGCAGATCGGCCATCCCGACGGCGACCCGATGTGGCCGGCGCGTAACCCGTCGATGCGCTTCAACACCCTCGACCACAGCCATTACCATTTCGGCAAACAGCCACACATGAC
This genomic window from Pseudomonas sp. Bout1 contains:
- a CDS encoding SDR family oxidoreductase, producing MRLANKIAIVTGAGSGFGEGIAKTFARQGAKVIVADMNAVGGQRVVNEIAESGGHAHFIEVNVANDESMGALLRGTLEQFGGLDIVINNAGTTHRNRPMLEVDEAEFDRVFAVNVKSIFLSARHFVPHFRGQGGGVFVNIASTAAIRPRPGLVWYNGSKGAVLVMSKTMAAELGPDNIRVNCVNPVVGATALLSEFMGVPDTPQNRQKFMATIPLGRFSTPQDVANACLYLASDEAAFITGTCLEVDGGRCA